The following proteins are encoded in a genomic region of Oncorhynchus keta strain PuntledgeMale-10-30-2019 chromosome 35, Oket_V2, whole genome shotgun sequence:
- the LOC118368863 gene encoding uncharacterized protein DDB_G0290685-like isoform X35: protein MMHSLCTTDTGYHPHGLINQGATCYLNSVLQVFFMTKDFREAIESQVFPNDQEQETIDHKLKRLFQKLKEKEADTKDISWTLDIQTVYEQRDAAEFFEKILSTVKNNVSKIFEGQLSHTISCANSHISNIEPGPFWVLPLSMDVTLGPGQSYSVNDGFEEFFEKSTITGDKLYCAKCNEEVEATTACKMVHHPEILTLLLKRFEFDYHGMTYVKIKRSVDVPHKLQTENGAYELYAIVDHEGSLRSGHYTATIRSYEDQKWYLFNDSNVSLITLEPNLRSQSAYLLIYRTCGYRQEEDKRSGGNREEDGKSVCGKKEKEGEKKLSGGNRGDEEGSSWSKRRGNEKDAAKKTPEYEWIVNWFYSCITTIGSWGKRGEYKIDADENKGEGGKSTDGENGDGGKERSGAKREDDKTSGEKSTDEDQRSGGNSSEDDDRSGGNRRGEGDKRSGGNSEEEAKRPGGNSMEKDKRSGGNSEEEEKRPGGNREGDKISGRNSEEEDKRSGGNSGGDNKRTGGNSEEEEKRPGGNREGDKISGRNSEEEDKRPGGNRGEDDTRSDGNSSEDDDRSGGNRRGEDDKRSGGSSGEDDTSSGGSSGEDDTRSVGNSGEDHNRSGGNRRGEGDKRSGGNSEEEGKRSGGNSKEEDKRPGGNRREYNKRSGGNSIEDDDRSGGNRRGEGDKRSGGSSGEDDKRSGGNSIEDDDRSGGNRRGEGDKRLGGSSGEDDKRSGGNRGEYNKRSGGNSIEDDTRSGGNSIEDDDRSGGNRRGEGDKRSGGNSIEDDDRSGGNRRGEGDKRSGGNSIEDDDRSGGNRRGEGDKRSGGSNGEDDTRSGGNREKDDKMSGEKSKEEDQRSGGNSSEDNNRSDGNSKEEDQRSGGNSSEDNNRSDGNSKEEDQRSGGNSGENNNRSDGNSKEEDQRSGGNSSEDNNRSDGNSKEEDQRSGGNSGENNNRSDGNSKEEDQRSGGNSEEENKRSGGNREKDDKMSGEKSKEEDQRSGGNSSEDNNRSDGNSKEEDQRSGGNSSEDNNRSDGNSKEEDQRSGGNSSEDNNRSDGNSKEEDQRSGGNSGENNNRSDGNSKEEDQRSGGNSGENNNRSDGNSKEEDQRSGGNSSEDNNRSDGNSKEEDQRSGGNSGENNNRSDGNSKEEDQRSGGNSGENNNRSDGNSKEEDQRSGGNSSEDNNRSDGNSKEEDQRSGGNSIEDDTSSGGNSSEDDDRSGGNRRGEGDNRSGGNSEEEDKRPGGNSKEGDKRPGGNRGEYIKRSGGNSKEDDTRSGGNSSEDDDRSGGNRRGEVDKRSGGNNREYGKRSGGNRGEDDTRSGGNRCEDDDRSGGHRRGVGDKSSGGNSGEEDKRPGENS from the exons ATGATGCATTCATTATGCACAACAGACACAG GCTACCATCCCCATGGTTTGATTAATCAAGGGGCAACCTGTTATTTAAACAGTGTGCTGCAGGTGTTCTTCATGACCAAGGACTTCAGAGAGGCTATTGAAAG TCAGGTATTTCCTAATGATCAAGAACAAGAGACCATTGATCACAAGCTTAAAAGGCTGTTTCAAAAATTAAAAGAGAAAGAAGCTGACACAAAGGACATTTCTTGGACATTGGACATTCAAACCG TATATGAGCAACGTGACGCCGCTGAGTTTTTTGAGAAGATTTTAAGCACGGTCAAGAATAATGTGTCTAAG ATCTTCGAAGGACAATTGTCGCACACTATCTCCTGTGCAAATAGTCATATTTCCAATATTGAACCTGGTCCATTTTGGGTTCTGCCCCTCTCCATGGACGTAACCTTAGGCCCTGGTCAAAGCTACAGTGTG AATGACGGTTTTGAGGAGTTTTTTGAGAAATCAActatcactggggacaagctgtACTGTGCTAAATGCAATGAAGAAGTGGAAGCAACAACT GCATGTAAGATGGTACATCACCCAGAGATTCTGACTCTGCTACTCAAGAGGTTTGAGTTTGACTACCATGGGATGACATATGTCAAAATTAAGCGCTCTGTGGACGTTCCTCACAAATTACAGACAGAG AATGGGGCATATGAACTCTATGCAATTGTGGACCATGAAGGAAGTCTAAGAAGTGGACATTACACTGCTACAATCAGGTCCTATGAGGATCAGAAGTGGTATTTGTTTAATGACAGCAACGTAAGCCTG ATCACATTGGAACCAAACTTAAG ATCACAAAGTGCTTATCTGCTTATTTATAGGACAT GTGGATACAGACAAGAAGAGGATAAGAGGTCAGgtggaaacagagaggaagatggaAAGAGTGTATgtggaaagaaagaaaaagagggagagaagaagttGTCAGGTGGAAACAGAGGAGACGAGGAGGGGAGCTCATGGTCAAAGAGAAGAGGAAATGAAAAGGATGCAGCTAAAAAGACACCAGAATATGAATGGATTGTAAATTGGTTTTACTCATGCATAACAACAATTGGATCATGGGGAAAAAGAGGAGAATATAAAATTGATGCAGATGAAAATAAAGGAGAAGGGGGCAAAAGTACAGATGGGGagaatggagatggagggaaggagaggtcaggTGCAAAGAGAGAAGATGATAAAACGTCAGGTGAAAAAAGTACAGACGAGGATCAGAGGTCAGGTGGAAACAGTAGTGAGGATGATGACAGGTCCGGTGGAAACAGAAGAGGAGAAGGTGATAAGAGGTCAGGTGGAAACAGTGAGGAAGAGGCTAAGAGGCCAGGTGGAAACAGTATGGAAAAGGATAAGAGGTCAG GTGGAAACAGTGAAGAAGAGGAAAAGAGGCCAGGTGGAAACAGAGAAGGTGATAAGATATCAGGTAGAAACAGTGAGGAAGAGGATAAGAGGTCAGGTGGAAACAGTGGAGGAGATAATAAGAGGACAGGTGGAAACAGTGAAGAAGAGGAAAAGAGGCCAGGTGGAAACAGAGAAGGTGATAAGATATCAGGTAGAAACAGTGAGGAAGAGGATAAGAGGCCAGGTGGAAACAGAGGAGAAGATGATACAAGGTCAGATGGAAACAGTAGTGAGGATGATGACAGGTCCGGTGGAAACAGAAGAGGAGAAGATGATAAGAGGTCAGGTGGAAGCAGTGGGGAAGATGATACGAGTTCAGGTGGAAGCAGTGGGGAAGATGATACGAGGTCAGTTGGAAACAGTGGAGAAGATCATAACAGGTCCGGTGGAAACAGAAGAGGAGAAGGTGATAAGAGGTCAGGTGGAAACAGTGAAGAAGAGGGTAAGAGGTCAGGTGGAAACAGTAAGGAAGAGGATAAGAGGCCAGGTGGAAACCGTAGAGAATATAATAAGAGGTCAGGTGGAAACAGTATAGAGGATGATGACAGGTCTGGTGGAAACAGAAGAGGAGAAGGTGATAAGAGGTCAGGTGGAAGCAGTGGGGAAGATGATAAGAGGTCAGGTGGAAACAGTATAGAGGATGATGACAGGTCTGGTGGAAACAGAAGAGGAGAAGGTGATAAGAGGTTAGGTGGAAGCAGTGGGGAAGATGATAAGAGGTCAGGTGGAAACCGTGGAGAATATAATAAGAGGTCAGGTGGAAACAGTATAGAGGATGATACAAGGTCAGGTGGAAACAGTATAGAGGATGATGACAGGTCTGGTGGAAACAGAAGAGGAGAAGGTGATAAGAGGTCAG GTGGAAACAGTATAGAGGATGATGACAGGTCTGGTGGAAACAGAAGAGGAGAAGGTGATAAGAGGTCAG GTGGAAACAGTATAGAGGATGATGACAGGTCTGGTGGAAACAGAAGAGGAGAAGGTGATAAGAGGTCAGGTGGAAGCAATGGGGAAGATGATACGAGGTCAG GTGGAAACAGAGAAAAAGATGATAAGATGTCAGGTGAAAAAAGTAAGGAAGAGGATCAGAGGTCAGGTGGAAACAGTAGTGAGGATAATAATAGGTCTGATGGAAACAGTAAGGAAGAGGATCAGAGGTCAGGTGGAAACAGTAGTGAGGATAATAATAGGTCTGATGGAAACAGTAAGGAAGAGGATCAGAGGTCAGGTGGAAACAGTGGAGAAAATAATAATAGGTCTGATGGAAACAGTAAGGAAGAGGATCAGAGGTCAGGTGGAAACAGTAGTGAGGATAATAATAGGTCTGATGGAAACAGTAAGGAAGAGGATCAGAGGTCAGGTGGAAACAGTGGAGAAAATAATAATAGGTCTGATGGAAACAGTAAGGAAGAGGATCAGAGGTCAG GTGGAAACAGTGAGGAAGAGAATAAGAGGTCAGGTGGAAACAGAGAAAAAGATGATAAGATGTCAGGTGAAAAAAGTAAGGAAGAGGATCAGAGGTCAGGTGGAAACAGTAGTGAGGATAATAATAGGTCTGATGGAAACAGTAAGGAAGAGGATCAGAGGTCAGGTGGAAACAGTAGTGAGGATAATAATAGGTCTGATGGAAACAGTAAGGAAGAGGATCAGAGGTCAGGTGGAAACAGTAGTGAGGATAATAATAGGTCTGATGGAAACAGTAAGGAAGAGGATCAGAGGTCAGGTGGAAACAGTGGAGAAAATAATAATAGGTCTGATGGAAACAGTAAGGAAGAGGATCAGAGGTCAGGTGGAAACAGTGGAGAAAATAATAATAGGTCTGATGGAAACAGTAAGGAAGAGGATCAGAGGTCAGGTGGAAACAGTAGTGAGGATAATAATAG GTCTGATGGAAACAGTAAGGAAGAGGATCAGAGGTCAGGTGGAAACAGTGGAGAAAATAATAATAGGTCTGATGGAAACAGTAAGGAAGAGGATCAGAGGTCAGGTGGAAACAGTGGAGAAAATAATAATAGGTCTGATGGAAACAGTAAGGAAGAGGATCAGAGGTCAGGTGGAAACAGTAGTGAGGATAATAATAGGTCTGATGGAAACAGTAAGGAAGAGGATCAGAGGTCAGGTGGAAACAGTATAGAAGATGATACAAGCTCGGGTGGAAATAGTAGTGAGGATGATGACAGGTCCGGTGGAAACAGAAGAGGAGAAGGTGATAACAGGTCAGGTGGAAACAGTGAGGAAGAGGATAAGAGGCCAGGTGGAAACAGTAAGGAAGGGGATAAGAGGCCAGGTGGAAACCGTGGAGAATATATTAAGAGGTCAGGTGGAAACAGTAAAGAGGATGATACAAGGTCAGGTGGAAACAGTAGTGAGGATGATGACAGGTCCGGTGGAAACAGACGAGGAGAAGTTGATAAGAGGTCAGGTGGAAACAATAGAGAATATGGTAAGAGGTCAGGTGGAAACAGAGGAGAAGATGATACAAGATCAGGAGGAAACAGGTGTGAGGATGATGACAGGTCCGGTGGACATAGAAGAGGAGTAGGTGATAAGAGTTCAGGTGGAAACAGTGGGGAAGAGGATAAGAGGCCAGGTGAAAACAGTTAG
- the LOC118368863 gene encoding uncharacterized protein DDB_G0290685-like isoform X16, with protein sequence MMHSLCTTDTGYHPHGLINQGATCYLNSVLQVFFMTKDFREAIESQVFPNDQEQETIDHKLKRLFQKLKEKEADTKDISWTLDIQTVYEQRDAAEFFEKILSTVKNNVSKIFEGQLSHTISCANSHISNIEPGPFWVLPLSMDVTLGPGQSYSVNDGFEEFFEKSTITGDKLYCAKCNEEVEATTACKMVHHPEILTLLLKRFEFDYHGMTYVKIKRSVDVPHKLQTENGAYELYAIVDHEGSLRSGHYTATIRSYEDQKWYLFNDSNVSLITLEPNLRSQSAYLLIYRTCGYRQEEDKRSGGNREEDGKSVCGKKEKEGEKKLSGGNRGDEEGSSWSKRRGNEKDAAKKTPEYEWIVNWFYSCITTIGSWGKRGEYKIDADENKGEGGKSTDGENGDGGKERSGAKREDDKTSGEKSTDEDQRSGGNSSEDDDRSGGNRRGEGDKRSGGNSEEEAKRPGGNSMEKDKRSGGNSEEEEKRPGGNREGDKISGRNSEEEDKRSGGNSGGDNKRTGGNSEEEEKRPGGNREGDKISGRNSEEEDKRPGGNRGEDDTRSDGNSSEDDDRSGGNRRGEDDKRSGGSSGEDDTSSGGSSGEDDTRSVGNSGEDHNRSGGNRRGEGDKRSGGNSEEEGKRSGGNSKEEDKRPGGNRREYNKRSGGNSIEDDDRSGGNRRGEGDKRSGGSSGEDDKRSGGNSIEDDDRSGGNRRGEGDKRLGGSSGEDDKRSGGNRGEYNKRSGGNSIEDDTRSGGNSIEDDDRSGGNRRGEGDKRSGGSNGEDDTRSGGNREKDDKMSGEKSKEEDQRSGGNSGENNNRSDGNSKEEDQRSGGNSSEDNNRSDGNSKEEDQRSGGNSSEDNNRSDGNSKEEDQRSGGNSGENNNRSDGNSKEEDQRSGGNSGENNNRSDGNSKEEDQRSGGNSSEDNNRSDGNSKEEDQRSGGNSSEDNNRSDGNSKEEDQRSGGNSGENNNRSDGNSKEEDQRSGGNSSEDNNRSDGNSKEEDQRSGGNSGENNNRSDGNSKEEDQRSGGNSEEENKRSGGNREKDDKMSGEKSKEEDQRSGGNSSEDNNRSDGNSKEEDQRSGGNSSEDNNRSDGNSKEEDQRSGGNSSEDNNRSDGNSKEEDQRSGGNSGENNNRSDGNSKEEDQRSGGNSGENNNRSDGNSKEEDQRSGGNSSEDNNRSDGNSKEEDQRSGGNSGENNNRSDGNSKEEDQRSGGNSGENNNRSDGNSKEEDQRSGGNSSEDNNRSDGNSKEEDQRSGGNSIEDDTSSGGNSSEDDDRSGGNRRGEGDNRSGGNSEEEDKRPGGNSKEGDKRPGGNRGEYIKRSGGNSKEDDTRSGGNSSEDDDRSGGNRRGEVDKRSGGNNREYGKRSGGNRGEDDTRSGGNRCEDDDRSGGHRRGVGDKSSGGNSGEEDKRPGENS encoded by the exons ATGATGCATTCATTATGCACAACAGACACAG GCTACCATCCCCATGGTTTGATTAATCAAGGGGCAACCTGTTATTTAAACAGTGTGCTGCAGGTGTTCTTCATGACCAAGGACTTCAGAGAGGCTATTGAAAG TCAGGTATTTCCTAATGATCAAGAACAAGAGACCATTGATCACAAGCTTAAAAGGCTGTTTCAAAAATTAAAAGAGAAAGAAGCTGACACAAAGGACATTTCTTGGACATTGGACATTCAAACCG TATATGAGCAACGTGACGCCGCTGAGTTTTTTGAGAAGATTTTAAGCACGGTCAAGAATAATGTGTCTAAG ATCTTCGAAGGACAATTGTCGCACACTATCTCCTGTGCAAATAGTCATATTTCCAATATTGAACCTGGTCCATTTTGGGTTCTGCCCCTCTCCATGGACGTAACCTTAGGCCCTGGTCAAAGCTACAGTGTG AATGACGGTTTTGAGGAGTTTTTTGAGAAATCAActatcactggggacaagctgtACTGTGCTAAATGCAATGAAGAAGTGGAAGCAACAACT GCATGTAAGATGGTACATCACCCAGAGATTCTGACTCTGCTACTCAAGAGGTTTGAGTTTGACTACCATGGGATGACATATGTCAAAATTAAGCGCTCTGTGGACGTTCCTCACAAATTACAGACAGAG AATGGGGCATATGAACTCTATGCAATTGTGGACCATGAAGGAAGTCTAAGAAGTGGACATTACACTGCTACAATCAGGTCCTATGAGGATCAGAAGTGGTATTTGTTTAATGACAGCAACGTAAGCCTG ATCACATTGGAACCAAACTTAAG ATCACAAAGTGCTTATCTGCTTATTTATAGGACAT GTGGATACAGACAAGAAGAGGATAAGAGGTCAGgtggaaacagagaggaagatggaAAGAGTGTATgtggaaagaaagaaaaagagggagagaagaagttGTCAGGTGGAAACAGAGGAGACGAGGAGGGGAGCTCATGGTCAAAGAGAAGAGGAAATGAAAAGGATGCAGCTAAAAAGACACCAGAATATGAATGGATTGTAAATTGGTTTTACTCATGCATAACAACAATTGGATCATGGGGAAAAAGAGGAGAATATAAAATTGATGCAGATGAAAATAAAGGAGAAGGGGGCAAAAGTACAGATGGGGagaatggagatggagggaaggagaggtcaggTGCAAAGAGAGAAGATGATAAAACGTCAGGTGAAAAAAGTACAGACGAGGATCAGAGGTCAGGTGGAAACAGTAGTGAGGATGATGACAGGTCCGGTGGAAACAGAAGAGGAGAAGGTGATAAGAGGTCAGGTGGAAACAGTGAGGAAGAGGCTAAGAGGCCAGGTGGAAACAGTATGGAAAAGGATAAGAGGTCAG GTGGAAACAGTGAAGAAGAGGAAAAGAGGCCAGGTGGAAACAGAGAAGGTGATAAGATATCAGGTAGAAACAGTGAGGAAGAGGATAAGAGGTCAGGTGGAAACAGTGGAGGAGATAATAAGAGGACAGGTGGAAACAGTGAAGAAGAGGAAAAGAGGCCAGGTGGAAACAGAGAAGGTGATAAGATATCAGGTAGAAACAGTGAGGAAGAGGATAAGAGGCCAGGTGGAAACAGAGGAGAAGATGATACAAGGTCAGATGGAAACAGTAGTGAGGATGATGACAGGTCCGGTGGAAACAGAAGAGGAGAAGATGATAAGAGGTCAGGTGGAAGCAGTGGGGAAGATGATACGAGTTCAGGTGGAAGCAGTGGGGAAGATGATACGAGGTCAGTTGGAAACAGTGGAGAAGATCATAACAGGTCCGGTGGAAACAGAAGAGGAGAAGGTGATAAGAGGTCAGGTGGAAACAGTGAAGAAGAGGGTAAGAGGTCAGGTGGAAACAGTAAGGAAGAGGATAAGAGGCCAGGTGGAAACCGTAGAGAATATAATAAGAGGTCAGGTGGAAACAGTATAGAGGATGATGACAGGTCTGGTGGAAACAGAAGAGGAGAAGGTGATAAGAGGTCAGGTGGAAGCAGTGGGGAAGATGATAAGAGGTCAGGTGGAAACAGTATAGAGGATGATGACAGGTCTGGTGGAAACAGAAGAGGAGAAGGTGATAAGAGGTTAGGTGGAAGCAGTGGGGAAGATGATAAGAGGTCAGGTGGAAACCGTGGAGAATATAATAAGAGGTCAGGTGGAAACAGTATAGAGGATGATACAAGGTCAGGTGGAAACAGTATAGAGGATGATGACAGGTCTGGTGGAAACAGAAGAGGAGAAGGTGATAAGAGGTCAGGTGGAAGCAATGGGGAAGATGATACGAGGTCAGGTGGAAACAGAGAAAAAGATGATAAGATGTCAGGTGAAAAAAGTAAGGAAGAGGATCAGAGGTCAGGTGGAAACAGTGGAGAAAATAATAATAGGTCTGATGGAAACAGTAAGGAAGAGGATCAGAGGTCAGGTGGAAACAGTAGTGAGGATAATAATAGGTCTGATGGAAACAGTAAGGAAGAGGATCAGAGGTCAG GTGGAAACAGTAGTGAGGATAATAATAGGTCTGATGGAAACAGTAAGGAAGAGGATCAGAGGTCAG GTGGAAACAGTGGAGAAAATAATAATAGGTCTGATGGAAACAGTAAGGAAGAGGATCAGAGGTCAGGTGGAAACAGTGGAGAAAATAATAATAGGTCTGATGGAAACAGTAAGGAAGAGGATCAGAGGTCAG GTGGAAACAGTAGTGAGGATAATAATAGGTCTGATGGAAACAGTAAGGAAGAGGATCAGAGGTCAGGTGGAAACAGTAGTGAGGATAATAATAGGTCTGATGGAAACAGTAAGGAAGAGGATCAGAGGTCAGGTGGAAACAGTGGAGAAAATAATAATAGGTCTGATGGAAACAGTAAGGAAGAGGATCAGAGGTCAGGTGGAAACAGTAGTGAGGATAATAATAGGTCTGATGGAAACAGTAAGGAAGAGGATCAGAGGTCAGGTGGAAACAGTGGAGAAAATAATAATAGGTCTGATGGAAACAGTAAGGAAGAGGATCAGAGGTCAG GTGGAAACAGTGAGGAAGAGAATAAGAGGTCAGGTGGAAACAGAGAAAAAGATGATAAGATGTCAGGTGAAAAAAGTAAGGAAGAGGATCAGAGGTCAGGTGGAAACAGTAGTGAGGATAATAATAGGTCTGATGGAAACAGTAAGGAAGAGGATCAGAGGTCAGGTGGAAACAGTAGTGAGGATAATAATAGGTCTGATGGAAACAGTAAGGAAGAGGATCAGAGGTCAGGTGGAAACAGTAGTGAGGATAATAATAGGTCTGATGGAAACAGTAAGGAAGAGGATCAGAGGTCAGGTGGAAACAGTGGAGAAAATAATAATAGGTCTGATGGAAACAGTAAGGAAGAGGATCAGAGGTCAGGTGGAAACAGTGGAGAAAATAATAATAGGTCTGATGGAAACAGTAAGGAAGAGGATCAGAGGTCAGGTGGAAACAGTAGTGAGGATAATAATAG GTCTGATGGAAACAGTAAGGAAGAGGATCAGAGGTCAGGTGGAAACAGTGGAGAAAATAATAATAGGTCTGATGGAAACAGTAAGGAAGAGGATCAGAGGTCAGGTGGAAACAGTGGAGAAAATAATAATAGGTCTGATGGAAACAGTAAGGAAGAGGATCAGAGGTCAGGTGGAAACAGTAGTGAGGATAATAATAGGTCTGATGGAAACAGTAAGGAAGAGGATCAGAGGTCAGGTGGAAACAGTATAGAAGATGATACAAGCTCGGGTGGAAATAGTAGTGAGGATGATGACAGGTCCGGTGGAAACAGAAGAGGAGAAGGTGATAACAGGTCAGGTGGAAACAGTGAGGAAGAGGATAAGAGGCCAGGTGGAAACAGTAAGGAAGGGGATAAGAGGCCAGGTGGAAACCGTGGAGAATATATTAAGAGGTCAGGTGGAAACAGTAAAGAGGATGATACAAGGTCAGGTGGAAACAGTAGTGAGGATGATGACAGGTCCGGTGGAAACAGACGAGGAGAAGTTGATAAGAGGTCAGGTGGAAACAATAGAGAATATGGTAAGAGGTCAGGTGGAAACAGAGGAGAAGATGATACAAGATCAGGAGGAAACAGGTGTGAGGATGATGACAGGTCCGGTGGACATAGAAGAGGAGTAGGTGATAAGAGTTCAGGTGGAAACAGTGGGGAAGAGGATAAGAGGCCAGGTGAAAACAGTTAG